The stretch of DNA CGTCCAAGCGGGCTACGCTTGCGGCGTCGGGATTCAGGGTTACGCATGTGACTTCGAGAACGAGCCGTGAGTGAGAAGATACGAAGAGCAAGAGGGCAAGGCGGCCCCGAGGGGACATCCCGGCAACCTTGCTCTGAGTTGATAAGGAGCGATGACAAGCGGAGGCGTTCGTGCCGTCCGAGGTAGAGTCTGCCGCGGGGGCCCGTGAGGTGGCGGCCAAAATCGGAAGAAAAACCCGTCCACGGACGGAGGCGATAGCTCCCCGTCCTGGCAGTGAACTTTGTTGATGTTTTCGCTACTGCCAGCGAGAATTGCCGCCACCCGAGTTGTGGGGTCGGCAGATAAAGCATTAGCGGAGGCTCTTTGTCCGGACCCCGATCTCTTCTTCGGCAAGCTAGCTATCCGCCACGCGGCCTCGAACCCATGCCTGCTGACCGACGGTGGGCAATGCTACCGAGCGCAAATGAGCCAATGAGCGATCGAGAATGCCCGACAACTGACGCTCCCGCGGAGGGGCACGAAGCCGAGATCGACCAGTTCATCCGCCGTTTGACGGATCACCAGGTAGACCTCCAGGGTTTCATCCTGTCGTCGTTGGGCAGCTACAGCGACGCCCTCGATGTGCTTCAGCAGACGAACATCGCTCTCTGGAAGAAGGCTGACCAGTTCCACGCCGGATCGCCGTTCATGCCTTGGGCGCTGCAGGTGGCGAAGTATGAGATCCTCGCTTTCCTGCGGAAACGCCGACGCGACCGCCATCAGTTCTCGAGCGAGGTCGTCGAGTTGATGGTGGATATGGCGATCCAGCGCTCGTCGAACCTCTCGCAGCGCAGCGAGGCGCTGATGGATTGCATCAAGGAACTGCCGGAGCGGAGCCGCCACTTCCTGGCGATTCGTTACGCCAGCGATCGATCGGTCTCCGAGGTTGCGGAGATTTCAGGTCGGACCGTGGAAGCGGTGAAGAGCGTGTTCTTGCGCATCCGTCGCTCGTTGGAGGAGTGCATCGACCGGCGACTAACGTCGGAAGCGCGATCCTAGTGGCGGAACCATTACTCGACAGGCTTGATACAACAGCAGATGGATTCGATGCAGGAAGACGCGAAGCAACCCGTACCGTCCTCAACCAACGCCGACACGCCCAAGCTCCGTCGCCTGTTGGCCTCGGTGGTGCTCGGTGACGCGTCCTCGGACGACTGGCAAGCCCTCAACGACCTGCTGCTCCAGGACTCCGGGGCGAGAGAGTACGCTTCGCGCTACTTCGAGGAAGAAGCAAGCCTGCGGAGAGAGTTCGCTCTTTACGATAAGGTCGCCAACTTCAACCTGCCGGGGGAAGACGCGGCTATCGCCGGGCGCGCTCTGCCGAAGGAAGTATCACGAGTAGCGAAGCGCTGGAGGGCTTTCGCAGGGGCGTCTCTGGCAGTCGCGGCGGCCTTGGCCGCGATTGTGGCGACCTACTTCGACGGCGTCAGTGACCCAGCAGCAAGTGTTCCATCCGCAGGCGTCGCCAGAGTTGTCGTGGGCGCCATCGACTCAGCCGTCGGTGACACGCCAGGGAACACCGACATCCGCCCCATCCACATCGGCGACCGCATCGCAACAGAGGAGGGGCTTGCGAGCCTGCGTTTCGATTGCGGCGCCGAGGTGGTTTTGAAAGGGCCCGCCGAGATCGAAGTCGTCTCGCCGATGCGCGCGCGGCTGATCCGCGGAACCCTCACCGCACAGGTGCAGGAGTCCGCCCACGGGTTCCGGATCGACACGCCCAATTCCCGAGTCATCGACCTGGGAACCGAGTTCGGCCTATCGGTCGATGACGAGGGCGATACGGAGATGGTGGTCTTCACGGGGAAGGTCGCGTTGCAATACGCGGCCGCGCTGCCGATTGATATCGGCGCGCCGGCGCCCAATGTGCCGCTGAGCAATCTCGAGCTTCTTGGCGACGGACGCTTGCTGACCGACGGCGAAGCCATGGGCATCAGCCGGTCAGGCGAAGTGCGTCGCCTGATGATGGTGCGCGACACCGACTTCCCACGGTCGTTCGCCCCCATCCGGCAGCCGAGCCCTACAGGGCGGGTCCTCGAGCGAGTGTGGGACAACATCCGCGACCGCGACACCGCCAAATGCTACCGCGTCTCCGAAGGCGGATTCGGCGAAGACGCCCAGGCGTTCGTTGATCGCCATTACCAGTGGAACGGCATTCAAAAGGAGCACGGCCTTCCCCAGTTCCTGCGGGGCGCCGACTACGTCCTGCCCTACTGCGACGACAAGGTCGATGAAAACCTCAAGGTGACGGTACGGCTGGCGCAGGCTGCGAGACTCTACGTCTTGCTGGATAACCGCTTAGAAATTCCCGCGTGGCTGAAAGCGGAGTACCAAGACAGTGGGTACGATGTAGCTATCGACGAGGACAATTTCTCGAACGAACGCTCTTGGCAACACCTCGGCGTCGGGCCCGGCGAGCTACTCGACCGTACTTGCTCGGTCTGGTTCCGCGACGTCTTGGCGCCCGGCGACGTTGTGCTCGGCGGCATCAAACCGCCTAGCGACTGGTCGGTGATGTATGGCGTCGTCGCCAAGCCGTTGAACGATGCGAGCCGCGCCGCTGCCGAACCGGCTTCTCATCACCAAGCGACAATCGGACGGGGCCTCGTCCATACGGGCGTGTTGCCTCGGCCGATCGCCAGCGCAGCATGGGAACGGGTCGAGAGCTTCGACAAGGTAACTCTCGCCCCCCCTTCCGCCGAAGATGCGGCGTCCTCCAGCAAGGGACGTCGAATGATCGCTCACTCACCTGGGGGGCAGTGGCTCCCCCACCCCAACGTAACCGTGCTAAAAGCCGGAGTCGTGCCCGCCCTCAACGACGGCCTGCTCTCTCGGAATAACGACGACCTCGAGCGCAACGCTTGGTTTAACAACCAAGGCCGGTTCACGCTCGATCTGCTCCAGCCCACCTTGATCCGACAGATCAACGGCTTCTCTTGGCATCGCTGGGGTCGATCCTTGCAGCACTTCACCGTCTGGGGATCGAATGCCGAGACGCTGCCACCGATCGACTTCGAGACTTCGGACGAAGCCCGAGACTGGGAGTTCATCGGCTTGGTGGACAGCCGATTCGGCGACCCGGGCGGCGTCCACGCCAGCCAACTTACTACCTCAACGGGATCGATGGGCCCGTTCCGACACCTGCTGTGGATCGTCGAACGCTCCGAGCAATCGACGTTCTTCGCCGAAGTGGACGTGCACGCCTCGATCAGAGATCGCGATTGACCCGTGCTCGCCCGCCGGGGGCATAGTCGTCGGGCTTAGCTTTCCTTCAATCACCACGGCGCCGCCCCCCGCCCGACGCTTCCACCCCGGGGCGCCGGGAGCCAACTGTGAACAGGTGTTTAGAGGGTCGTAGAGGGCCCTTGCGACGCGTTCGGGGTCGTCTTTGGCTCAACGGTCCACCCCGCGACGGACCGCCTTAAAGGGCCCTTCTGGGGCGTTCTGCGGGGCGCCGTCTTTCCTGCGGTTGGCGGGGCCGGGTAGCAGCGGAACGCCGTCGCGATGGGGGCGGCTACCGTGATTCGTCGGCGGCTATCGCCTTCTCGATCGGGCGAGGCCGATGACCGTGCTCGCTAGGGCGATAGCGGCGGAAGTCGGTTCGGGAACGCCGGCAAAGATCGAGAACGAGTCGATCGCGATCGCCGCCGCGTCGCTGCTGCCGCTCTGAAGGCGGAAGCGATTGAGGGCGAGGCCGGCGTCGTAGAAATGCACGGCCGTGCCGACATTGACGCCGTCGGTCACCTCGAGCACGCCGACTCCGGTGTTGTAGACGTAGGTGAACACGCCGGTCACCGCTTCGCTCTGCAACCCGGTGTAGTCAATGACGCCGCCGGCGAAGCCGTCCAGAGCCCAGCCGTCAACGGCCTGTCCGCCGCCGGGGTCGCCGACGAAGAGCTTCTCATCACCGCCCACATAGAACGACATTCCGGCATAGCCGTCGATGTCGAACATCAATCCGTTTGATTCCGCGGAGGTGAAATTGAGCGTCAGGATCTCGCCGGGGCCTAACGCGCGGGTCAGGTCCAGAAAGCTGCCAGAGTGCTGCCCAACTTGGTCGGTATCGAGGACGCCGCCGACGATCGTCTGCGAACCCGCTGACCAGGGCGCGCCGCCGATGTCGGCGAGCTTGCCGTTGACGGCTGTGCCGTCCGCTTCGCTAAAGTCGTCGGCGCCGATGATCTCGGCCGAGGCTCCGCAGGTAAGGCCGAGGCAGGCCAGGGTAAGAGCGGAGGTGAAGATGCCACTCATTGCTTTCATTAGTCGACTCCAAGGAGAAAAGACCCGCGTTGCAGAAAAGAACGTCTAGCGCAGAAAAGAGCGTCGAATCAAGTTGAATCACTTCATAGAGGGGCCGCATCCCTTCACCGTTGGGGCGTGACGAGCTGAGGGCGCCTCTGTGTCGCAGGGAGAATCTTCAGAAGAGAATCGTAGGAGCGGATTCCGAGCGCGTCGCGTCCGCATGATCTATCCGCAGCGTCGCTGCTAAAGCGGACGCATAAAATCGGGAAAACTTCTGGCGGAGCGCGCCGCGAGGCGTGCGTCGTCGGTCGGGCCTTCCGCCTGGACGGGTCGTCGCGCTCTTTGAACTGGACGCCGGTGGTTACTCGGACGAGTCGCCGACCAATTGGATCGCCTCTACGAGCGCCTCTCTCGTCGCTGTCACCAGAACGTCATCGAAGGCGCAGGTCGTCTGCTTGCGGGAGTCGGCCAACTCCAACCGGAAGCGGTCGAAGCGCAGGTTCTCAATCGACTTAGCGAGATGGGGGGCCGTCTTCTCGATGAGGTTTGCCGGGACATTGCACCACAAGCGGACCTCGGCGCCGGTTGGACCCATTAGGAGCTGTGCGATCCAGAGGACGTTCTGGTTGTCGGCCGTCCGCTCCTGCACGCCTGAGGCCGTTGCATCGCGGTCGAGCGGGTACTGATGCTGAGTCGAGCGATTGGGCCCTTCAAAAAACTGCATGCCATAGGCGGATTGATTGGAGGGCACGCCAACGAATAGCGGCTCGTCCGTCTGCCGTCGATCGCCGCACATCAAGGAGAGTCCCGCCCAATCTACGCGGCCTTGTTGTGTCCCGGTGAGTTGCGATCGCCAAGCAATCCAGACCTCTCCCGGCATGTCGCCGACCATTCCCCCCGCCGACACCAATCCCGCTCGCGCGAGCCGCGAATTCTCGGACGTGTCGAGATAGACAAAGTACTGCTGCCCGTCGGCGGCGATGATCGATTTCGACGAAGCCGACATCGGGGTCCCCTCCGAGAGATTCGGCCCAAGAATCAGGCCTTGCGACGATCCCTGCCGCCGCGGATCGATCCCAATCGATCGCCGTTCAGCGCCTTGCAAGCGATCAAAGCCTTCGTAAGCCAGGATGCCCTCGACCCGCATGAGCTCGTAGAACGCGACCTCGGTTCGCGCCGCTTCCGAACCACGCTCGACCGCAACACGGAGCCGCACCTCGTCAGGGCGGACGAACTCTCGGTCGTGAAGCAGGGGCTTTGCTTCCTCGACGACGGACTGATCGGCGCTGACCGAACTCCGCCATCCCTCTTCCAACGGCGTTTGCGGGGCGTCGTCTCCTAAGCCGCTCATTTCTACCAAGCCCTGGTAGACGGCGACCGACGTGGAGTCGTCGGCGCCGAGCTCGACGCCGAACTCGGTCCCGAGGTCACGAACCACCGCGGAAGCCGTGCGGACCACGACCTGTTGTATCTTCGTGGAGTTGAGCCCGACGAGTTTCCCGGCGTGAAGCAGGACTTCATCGTCCCCGCTGAACACCACTTCGGCTGGGCCTTCCAGGACGATCAGCGAGCCGTTCGCCGACGAGAATTGGGCGATGCCCCGGGGGATCGCAAACGAATCGCCTTGTCGGAAGGACGCGCCAGTCGCGTAGGCGAAGCCTTCGTCGTTGCCACGAAGATCGCCGAGTAGCTCGTCGAGCGTAGCGACGACCGGCGGCAAAGGAGGCGCGGGCTTTTCACGCACCGGCGCCGGGGAGGATGGTTCGCTCTTCGCCACCTTCACTCGATCGCTTGACCGCTCATTGGTCGCCCGCTTTTCACGCGGACTCTCCTGGCTGCCGCTTTGCAAGAGCAGACCGACGCCGACGAGCACGATCGCGGCCGTCGCCATAGCCAGGACCGATAGAGGGCCGACGCGGACCGTGTTCGGCCGAACAACATGGACTTCCGTTGGAGTCGCCTTCTCGGCGAACAACTCGATCTGCTGGATCGCCTGGCCGACCACCTGTCGTAGCGACTTGTTATCGCTTGTCGCCAGGGATTCGAGGAGACGCTCAACCGACAGCTGCCGGTACGCGCACTCGTGGAGCATGGCGAAGGTGTAGAATATCCGTCGATGCCGGTCGGACGACCTTAGCCACGCCTGTAGTCTCTCGATCGTGACGTTGTTCAGCCGTCGCCGATCGAAGAGATAGCTGGCGATCAGCAGGTGCTCGATTTCGGTGTGGGCGGCGCCGCCAAAGCGTCGCTCGCAACAATGCCTCCAGATCGACAACCGTGCCTTTGCCAAGTCGAGCTGGACGCGGTCGGTCGCCAACGACATTCGCTCGGCGATAATTTCGGGTGGGAGCTCGTGGAGGTACCGCAAGCAGAGCAGCCTGAGGTGCTCCTCACTCATCTTGAGGGGCACGTACTCGCTCAGACGCTCGTAAAGCTCGCTAGGGCTAGCCTCTTCGTTAGCCGAATCGCCGAGGCACGACGACGCGAACAACTCTTCGAGGTGAAGCGTTAGGTCCTTCTCTAGGGTCAGGAACTCTCGGATTCTTTGCCGAGAGGACTCGCGGACTAGTTCGCAAAACTCCTGCGGGCCAGATTGGTCGTGGTAGCCATTGGCGATGTCTTCGATGATGGCCGTAACGACCGCATCAATGTCGTCCAGGCGCGGCGAGCAGGCGGCGACATAGCTCCGCATCTGAGGATAAAGTTGCGTCCACAGCAGATCGATGGCCTCATGGCCGGAGACGAGTTCGAGGATTTCCTGGTAGCAGGGGTCGCGGCTGTAGCTGCCTTCCGCCAACTCGGACAAGCTCGCCGGCTTCTCGCTTCTTGGGAAGGACTCCGAGAGAACCGCCTTGGCGCGGCTCCGGTCCGAGAACTTCCACGTGAGGTCGGCGTCGAGCTGCATGTGTTGCAAGAAACGAGCGCGAGCGTCTCGGTCCGAACGTAGCTGACGGCATAGCGACTCCCATCGGGGGGGCGTGATCTCCCCCGCCTGCCACGCGCCGATCAAGGCGTCGAGGCTGTTGTCCTCCGGCGTGTTCTCTCGATCAGTCATATGACGATCCGCGCTTTAGGCGTTCGCTGATCCCCAGCCCTTAACGGTGACATCGATGCAATGCTGTAGCAGGCGGCGCACCCGAGCGACCATGCGACGCGCGGTCCGTGTCGTCTTGCCCAGGGTTGCGGCCAGCGTCTCGCTGGTCATGTCCTGGCGGTATCGCATCTCCAAAAGGACACGGTCATCGACGCACAGCTTCTGCAAGCAACTGTCCAGGGCGTCCCGGCGCAATTCCAGCAACCCTTCGTCCTCGACCATCTGCGACGCCAGTAGATTCAGAACCTCGTCGTCAAACCAGAGGCGATCGGTCGCCGACTTCCTGCGATGACGCAGCACCTCGTAGTGGGCGATGCCGCACGCCCAGCGGTAGAAATCGCGGCTGGCGTCGAACTCGGCCCACTTTTTCCACAGCGTGACGCAGGTCTCTTGCAGGATGTCGTCGGCGTCGGCTTGGGAGGGAGTCAACGACGCTATGAAGGCGTTCAGAGCACGCTGGTTTTCCGCCAAGAGCTGGACAAAGAGCTCGGGGGAAGGAGCCGTATCGGAGGGCATAGCGATGACCTGCTTTAGCGTCTAACGGCGTGATCCGCAGTCCATCGAATCGGAAGAGTCGAATGATCCGCCGCTCGCGACTCCCGCTTTGGTCGGCGGTCAAGCGAGCTACTCGGATTGTTCGGAGGGACGAAGAGAATAACGGATTCTCTAGCTCGCTCCACCCGTGTCCGCACAAGAGGGCGGTCCCCGGACACGAGAAGTCGAAAGAAATGCAGAATTATGTCGCGTTCTCCAACGAGAGCAGCCGGCGCCAGCGTGAAGGGACCTAAAAGGCAAGTTGGTTCAAGAAAAGCATCGGAATTCGTGTCCGCTTTGCGGCGGTAGCAGCGGAGATATAGGTGCGGCGACTTCGCGCCGCTCTCATCGGCTTGTACCCACTTGTAACGACGCTCCTCGGAACTAACGACGCTCGTCTGAACTTAGTCCACCTGCATGACCGGTGGTCGACTCTCTCGGGCAGCGGGGCGCCGAGGGGTTGGTTCCACCGGTCGGTAACTCATCGAGACGCTACGCACGTTCACGCAACGCTCGCCTCTGTGGCTGGTGTGCGCGGTGACGCATTGCAGCGCCCAAGGAATTTGCACCTATGAATAAGCTTTGGTTGCGTCTCTGTTGCGTGTTGGTGGTTGCCGCTGTCGTGAGGGGCTACCCCGTTGAGGCGGTCGTGCTCGTCTCTGACGACTTTAGCAGCACGAGCTCGGGCGTCGGTTGGGAAGTCGGCAACGCCTGGGAAGGCCTCGTCGACGGCGCCGTCTCATCGAATCCGACGGGCGCCGCCAATGTTCAGAGCTTCAGAAACTTTGCGACGCCCCTCGACGCCTCGAACGGGTTGACTTACATCCGCATCACCTACACGCAGGCGATACCGGGCACGGGCGCCAGCTGGGGCGGTCTCGCCTTCTTCGAAGGCGTCGAGGGGACGCCTGGAGACGAGACTTTCTTCTTCGGCAATCCAGAGGCGGCGTTCAACAACTACGGCATCGACGCGAAAGTTCCGGACGCAATTTATGACAGCCGGTTTGCGGTCGATACCGAGGCGCACACGTTGATTGCCGCCATCGACACCACCGGCATCGACCACACTTACAAGATTTGGGTGGACAACTTCAACGAGTCGGTCCCGTCCGCTTCGGGGGTGATCGTTGGTGGCGGACCGATCGATGCGGCGTGGGGAACGATGCGACTAGCGAGCAGCGATCCTAACACGGACCTTTACGACGATCTGACGATCGCCACGAGTTCGTCCGACGTCGGTCTCGTCAACATCGACGCCACGCTGACGATCGATCGCGCGACGGGGGCCACGACGCTCTCGAGCGCCACACCGCTCATGGGACTGATCGGCTACACCCTGACCTCGTCGGCTGGCGCGTTCGAATCGGAAACGTGGACCACCGTCGCAACCAACTACGACGCTCCCAGCAATGGTGGCGACGGGTCGGTCGATCCGGATGACAGCTGGACGGTCTCGTCTTCAACGGCCGCACGACTGGCGGAAACAATCTCCGCTATGACTCCCGGCGACGGTGGAGTCGTAGGAGCCACGCCCATCGATCTCGGACAGCTCTGGTCTCGCTCGCCATTCGAAGACGTCGTCGGCACGCTCATCCTGGATGACAACGGCGAGCCGCTGCCAGTCAACGTTAATGTCGTCTATCAAGGCGCTCCGATTGCCCAGGGCGACCTGAACGGTGATGGCGCCATCAATCAAGCCGACTGGACTTTGTTCAAGTCGGGTCAGGGGGTAGTGGACGGCGAGCTGTCGCCGCTCCAGGCCTACCGGATGGGAGATATGAACGGCGACTTCGATCACGACCTGAGCGACTACGGCCTCTTCGTCGACGCATACGAAGGACTCAATGGCGCCGGATCGTTCGCGGCGATGCTTCACGCCATTCCCGAGCCGGGCTCGCTGCTAATCGTGGGCGTCGCGGCCTGCGCCCTCATGCTCAGGCCGATCCGGGCGCGATCGGTAGCGACGGCGTTCTGCGTCGCCGCAACCCTATGCCTTGGCGCCTCGAGCGCACAAGCCATCGTCTTCGCCAGCGATGATTTCAGCGCGGAGGGATCAGGGACGGGGTGGGCGGCAGGAGACACCTGGGGCAACGTCGTCGGCGGGGTGGCCGACACGCAGGTCCTCAACGGCGCCTTCCGTGATTTCGCGACTCCGCTCGAGCCCTACCTGAGTGACAAGTTCTATATCGCCTTCGACTATCAAACGACCGCCGGCAACCAGTGGGGCGGACTCGCTTTCTTCGAAGGGAGCACCGGCACCGGGGCGGAGACGCTCTTCATTGGCGACCCCGGGCAGTACAGCGCCTACGGTCTGGACATGAAGCAAGGGCAGACTCTGCCCGCCACCGGCGGCGAAGGCGTTCCCATCGACACGGCGTCCCATCGCTTGATTCTCGAGATCGATTGGGACGACGACGGCGTGGCGCCGTTCGATGATAAGTACAGCTTCTGGGTCGATACGATCAATCCCCAGTCACCGACTCACTCGGCAACGATCCAGAACTCACCGATCGGGGCCGGCTGGCAGTCGTTGCGGCTGCAATCGGCTGGGGGCGGAGAGTTCTTCAAAGTCGATAACCTGATCATCACCGACGAGGCGGCTCTGGTGTTTTCGGCGCAGCTTGATCTGCTGGTGGATAAGGCCACCGGGGAGGTCACGCTCCGCAATCCCACCAACAACGCCATCGACCTCAGCGCCTACAGCATCGAGAGCGGCGCCGGCATGCTCAACGCCGGGGCGCCGGCCGGGGATTACAACGGCGACCTCAGAGTCGACGCCGCCGACTACACGGTTTGGCGTGACGGGTTGGGAACGACATTCACCCAAGCCGACTACGACGTCTGGAGTGAGAACTACGGCGCCGCGGGAGCGGCCGGTAGTTGGGAGAGCTTCGCCGACCAGGGCCTGGCTGGATTCCCCCAAGGCGACGGCTCGGGCAACGG from Botrimarina mediterranea encodes:
- a CDS encoding FecR domain-containing protein, coding for MTDRENTPEDNSLDALIGAWQAGEITPPRWESLCRQLRSDRDARARFLQHMQLDADLTWKFSDRSRAKAVLSESFPRSEKPASLSELAEGSYSRDPCYQEILELVSGHEAIDLLWTQLYPQMRSYVAACSPRLDDIDAVVTAIIEDIANGYHDQSGPQEFCELVRESSRQRIREFLTLEKDLTLHLEELFASSCLGDSANEEASPSELYERLSEYVPLKMSEEHLRLLCLRYLHELPPEIIAERMSLATDRVQLDLAKARLSIWRHCCERRFGGAAHTEIEHLLIASYLFDRRRLNNVTIERLQAWLRSSDRHRRIFYTFAMLHECAYRQLSVERLLESLATSDNKSLRQVVGQAIQQIELFAEKATPTEVHVVRPNTVRVGPLSVLAMATAAIVLVGVGLLLQSGSQESPREKRATNERSSDRVKVAKSEPSSPAPVREKPAPPLPPVVATLDELLGDLRGNDEGFAYATGASFRQGDSFAIPRGIAQFSSANGSLIVLEGPAEVVFSGDDEVLLHAGKLVGLNSTKIQQVVVRTASAVVRDLGTEFGVELGADDSTSVAVYQGLVEMSGLGDDAPQTPLEEGWRSSVSADQSVVEEAKPLLHDREFVRPDEVRLRVAVERGSEAARTEVAFYELMRVEGILAYEGFDRLQGAERRSIGIDPRRQGSSQGLILGPNLSEGTPMSASSKSIIAADGQQYFVYLDTSENSRLARAGLVSAGGMVGDMPGEVWIAWRSQLTGTQQGRVDWAGLSLMCGDRRQTDEPLFVGVPSNQSAYGMQFFEGPNRSTQHQYPLDRDATASGVQERTADNQNVLWIAQLLMGPTGAEVRLWCNVPANLIEKTAPHLAKSIENLRFDRFRLELADSRKQTTCAFDDVLVTATREALVEAIQLVGDSSE
- a CDS encoding sigma-70 family RNA polymerase sigma factor, yielding MPSDTAPSPELFVQLLAENQRALNAFIASLTPSQADADDILQETCVTLWKKWAEFDASRDFYRWACGIAHYEVLRHRRKSATDRLWFDDEVLNLLASQMVEDEGLLELRRDALDSCLQKLCVDDRVLLEMRYRQDMTSETLAATLGKTTRTARRMVARVRRLLQHCIDVTVKGWGSANA
- a CDS encoding FecR family protein; translated protein: MIQQQMDSMQEDAKQPVPSSTNADTPKLRRLLASVVLGDASSDDWQALNDLLLQDSGAREYASRYFEEEASLRREFALYDKVANFNLPGEDAAIAGRALPKEVSRVAKRWRAFAGASLAVAAALAAIVATYFDGVSDPAASVPSAGVARVVVGAIDSAVGDTPGNTDIRPIHIGDRIATEEGLASLRFDCGAEVVLKGPAEIEVVSPMRARLIRGTLTAQVQESAHGFRIDTPNSRVIDLGTEFGLSVDDEGDTEMVVFTGKVALQYAAALPIDIGAPAPNVPLSNLELLGDGRLLTDGEAMGISRSGEVRRLMMVRDTDFPRSFAPIRQPSPTGRVLERVWDNIRDRDTAKCYRVSEGGFGEDAQAFVDRHYQWNGIQKEHGLPQFLRGADYVLPYCDDKVDENLKVTVRLAQAARLYVLLDNRLEIPAWLKAEYQDSGYDVAIDEDNFSNERSWQHLGVGPGELLDRTCSVWFRDVLAPGDVVLGGIKPPSDWSVMYGVVAKPLNDASRAAAEPASHHQATIGRGLVHTGVLPRPIASAAWERVESFDKVTLAPPSAEDAASSSKGRRMIAHSPGGQWLPHPNVTVLKAGVVPALNDGLLSRNNDDLERNAWFNNQGRFTLDLLQPTLIRQINGFSWHRWGRSLQHFTVWGSNAETLPPIDFETSDEARDWEFIGLVDSRFGDPGGVHASQLTTSTGSMGPFRHLLWIVERSEQSTFFAEVDVHASIRDRD
- a CDS encoding sigma-70 family RNA polymerase sigma factor — encoded protein: MSDRECPTTDAPAEGHEAEIDQFIRRLTDHQVDLQGFILSSLGSYSDALDVLQQTNIALWKKADQFHAGSPFMPWALQVAKYEILAFLRKRRRDRHQFSSEVVELMVDMAIQRSSNLSQRSEALMDCIKELPERSRHFLAIRYASDRSVSEVAEISGRTVEAVKSVFLRIRRSLEECIDRRLTSEARS